In the genome of Spea bombifrons isolate aSpeBom1 chromosome 11, aSpeBom1.2.pri, whole genome shotgun sequence, one region contains:
- the NHLRC2 gene encoding NHL repeat-containing protein 2 translates to MATASLSSLHVVQADLESALQEAGDQGAKEQLVLGYLGKLADRAGDLRAPEFAAGLEWLNTECPLSLHEDLQGKVVVLDFFTYCCINCMHVLPDLHALHHQYSDKDGLVIIGVHSAKFPNEKVLDNIKSAVLRYGITHPVVNDAEATLWHDLEVSCWPTLVIISPQGNLLFSLVGEGHREKLFLFASTALKFYKQRDEISDGEIPIKLYKDSLPPSPLLFPGKVAVDVSNDNLIVADTGHNRILVVTKDGQVVHTIGGPESGWKDGSFMESAFNCPQGVAVKDNVIYVADTENHLIRKIDLETQKVSSVAGTGIQGTDKTGGAQGLQQPISSPWDVAFGVPGGSEHPVLWIAMAGIHQVWALMLEEGALPKGSRLPKGLCLRFAGTGNEENRNNSYPHKAGFAQPSGLSVCPGEPWHCLFVADSEASAVRSVSLKDGAVKHVAGGERDPMNLFAFGDVDGIGINAKMQHPLGVAWDQQRNLVYVADSYNHKIKVVDPKTKSCSTLAGTGEAGNVSGVDFTQAAFNEPGGLCVAPDGRLLYVADTNNHRIKVLDLEARTVSVLPILLSDVVDCSLPSKFQLPSLPKSAPKIQLAPITLSPSARLRYILTLQLPAGSKLTEGAPSFWFLSAKGHEWLLEGQTAHGEILSLSKPVEIDLTIPRESPAPEAELHIGAFLYYCSEDSSVCLMKAVSFTQPLLVSRGDTAVSRSVDLAHTF, encoded by the exons ATGGCGACAGCCAGCCTGTCTTCCCTGCATGTGGTGCAAGCAGACCTGGAGAGCGCCCTGCAAGAGGCTGGAGACCAGGGGGCAAAAGAGCAGCTGGTACTCGGGTACCTGGGGAAGTTGGCTGATCGAGCAGGAGATCTGCGAGCCCCCGAGTTTGCGGCAG GACTAGAATGGCTGAACACGGAGTGCCCGCTCTCGTTGCACGAAGATCTGCAGGGAAAAGTGGTGGTGCTGGATTTTTTTACATACTGCTGTATCAACTGTATGCACGTCCTCCCGGACCTGCACGCCTTGCACCATCAGTATTCTGACAAAG ATGGCCTTGTCATTATTGGAGTGCACTCTGCCAAATTTCCAAACGAAAAAGTTCTAGATAACATCAAAAGTGCGGTCCTTCGTTACGGCATCACTCACCCTGTGGTGAACGATGCCGAGGCTACTCTCTGGCATGACCTGGAGGTGTCCTGTTGGCCCACCCTGGTTATCATAAGTCCTCAAGGaaaccttttattttctctGGTCGGAGAAGGCCACAGGGAGAAACTCTTTCTGTTCGCCTCCACAGCGTTAAAGTTTTATAAACAGCGAGATGAAATAAGTGACGGTGAAATTCCCATTAAGTTATACAAGGAttccctgcctccctcacctttGCTTTTTCCTGGAAAAGTGGCAGTTGATGTTTCAAATGATAATTTGATTGTAGCCGACACTGGACACAATCGGATTCTGGTTGTAACGAAAGACGGACAAGTCGTGCACACCATTGGAG GGCCTGAAAGTGGCTGGAAGGACGGAAGTTTTATGGAATCAGCCTTTAATTGTCCCCAGGGAGTTGCCGTCAAAGACAATGTCATCTATGTGGCAGATACTGAAAACCATTTAATCAGAAAG ATTGATCTGGAGACTCAGAAAGTGAGCAGCGTGGCCGGTACTGGAATTCAGGGGACCGACAAAACTGGGGGAGCTCAAGGATTACAGCAGCCAATTAGTTCCCCCTGGGATGTTGCATTTGGGGTTCCAG GTGGCAGTGAGCACCCGGTTTTGTGGATCGCTATGGCTGGCATACACCAAGTCTGGGCTCTGATGCTTGAGGAAGGAGCGCTCCCAAAAGGGAG TCGTCTCCCCAAAGGATTGTGCCTTCGCTTCGCTGGGACCGGCAACGAGGAGAACAGAAACAATTCCTATCCACACAAGGCCGGGTTTGCTCAGCCTTCTGGGCTGTCCGTGTGTCCAGGAGAGCCGTGGCACTGTCTGTTTGTGGCCGATAGCGAAGCCAGCGCCGTTCGGAGCGTCTCCCTCAAAGACGGGGCGGTGAAACACGTAGCGGGGGGAGAGCGCGATCCAATG AATTTATTTGCCTTCGGCGATGTAGACGGAATTGGTATCAATGCCAAGATGCAGCATCCGTTGGGGGTGGCGTGGGACCAACAGAGGAACCTGGTGTACGTGGCAGATTCATATAACCACAAG ATCAAAGTCGTGGATCCAAAAACCAAGTCGTGCAGCACCCTGGCTGGCACCGGAGAGGCCGGTAACGTCTCCGGCGTGGACTTCACGCAGGCGGCTTTCAATGAACCGGGAGGTCTGTGCGTCGCCCCCGACGGGCGCCTGCTGTACGTCGCAGACACGAATAATCATCGCATCAAAGTGTTGGATCTGGAAGCCAGAACGGTTTCTGTG CTTCCGATCCTGCTGAGCGACGTGGTGGACTGTTCATTGCCTTCAAAATTCCAACTGCCCAGCTTGCCCAAATCAGCTCCTAAAATCCAACTTGCTCCCATCACGCTCTCGCCCAGCGCCCGCTTGCGGTATATATTAACCCTCCAGCTTCCTGCGGGGTCCAAATTAACAGAAGGGGCTCCGAGCTTCTGGTTCCTTTCTGCCAAAG GGCATGAGTGGCTTCTTGAAGGGCAGACGGCGCACGGTGAGATCCTGAGTCTGTCGAAGCCCGTGGAGATAGACCTGACGATCCCTCGCGAGTCTCCCGCTCCCGAAGCCGAGCTGCACATCGGGGCTTTTCTCTATTACTGCAGCGAGGACAGCAGCGTCTGCTTGATGAAGGCCGTGTCGTTCACTCAGCCCCTGCTGGTGTCTCGCGGAGACACGGCGGTCTCACGCTCGGTGGATCTCGCGCATACGTTTTAG